One genomic segment of Trichococcus shcherbakoviae includes these proteins:
- a CDS encoding helix-turn-helix transcriptional regulator, with the protein MDYENYAKIAKALADPKRVKIVDMLSCGAMCACDILEHFDFTQPTLSHHINLLVKAGLVTTEKSGTWHYYDLNKDAFEKFKMDTAELIANTPACICEPVRSKAVCTTEEKEKIK; encoded by the coding sequence ATGGATTATGAAAATTATGCAAAAATCGCAAAGGCTTTGGCCGACCCGAAGCGCGTAAAAATTGTCGATATGCTTTCCTGCGGGGCCATGTGTGCCTGCGACATACTGGAACATTTCGATTTTACCCAGCCAACTTTATCCCATCACATCAATCTGTTGGTGAAGGCGGGGCTGGTGACGACGGAAAAATCCGGCACGTGGCATTATTACGATCTGAATAAAGACGCTTTCGAAAAATTCAAGATGGATACCGCGGAACTGATAGCCAATACACCGGCCTGCATCTGTGAACCGGTGCGGTCAAAAGCTGTGTGCACAACGGAAGAAAAAGAAAAAATCAAATGA
- a CDS encoding arsenic metallochaperone ArsD family protein codes for MTNITIFEPETSSSLFSSQDALRIAAVMEALEGLENYEALLFNLTDDADQFTLNKAVNEKIEAEGNSVLPITVVDGAIVKSGSYPTNDEITSYIGVRFIEETEGSCGCGGCGCGGSEEFAEAEEVEKEEKVEKEKKEEKEEKEESGCCGGNGGKGGCGCGGHGHHHHHKHEEAATASKGSCGCGQGGCC; via the coding sequence ATGACAAACATTACTATTTTTGAACCGGAAACAAGCAGTAGCTTGTTCAGCAGCCAGGATGCCCTGCGCATTGCAGCAGTAATGGAGGCTTTGGAAGGCTTGGAGAATTACGAGGCATTGCTTTTTAATTTGACCGATGATGCGGATCAATTCACGCTAAACAAGGCCGTTAACGAAAAAATCGAGGCGGAAGGCAATAGCGTCTTGCCAATCACTGTTGTGGATGGAGCAATCGTTAAAAGCGGCAGCTACCCGACCAACGATGAAATCACAAGCTATATCGGCGTCCGCTTCATTGAAGAGACAGAAGGCTCTTGTGGTTGCGGAGGCTGTGGTTGTGGCGGTTCGGAGGAATTTGCCGAAGCAGAAGAAGTAGAAAAAGAAGAAAAAGTAGAAAAAGAAAAAAAAGAAGAAAAAGAAGAAAAAGAAGAATCTGGCTGCTGCGGCGGCAATGGCGGAAAAGGCGGCTGTGGCTGCGGTGGTCATGGACACCATCATCACCATAAGCATGAGGAAGCTGCAACAGCAAGTAAGGGCTCATGCGGTTGTGGACAGGGCGGCTGTTGCTAG
- a CDS encoding thioredoxin family protein: MEIKILGIGCKNCVNLAKNTEEALKELGMEATITKVTDMKDIAKYGIMRTPGLVIDEKVVSYGKVASTEEITELLKK, from the coding sequence ATGGAAATCAAAATTTTGGGTATAGGCTGCAAAAATTGCGTGAATTTGGCTAAGAACACGGAAGAGGCTTTGAAGGAACTGGGGATGGAAGCGACCATCACAAAAGTGACCGACATGAAGGACATCGCGAAATACGGCATCATGCGCACACCGGGATTGGTCATCGACGAGAAAGTAGTCTCCTACGGTAAAGTCGCCAGTACGGAAGAAATCACAGAATTGTTGAAAAAATAA
- a CDS encoding permease, whose protein sequence is MGIFQWLNDQLLKMQWLSDLVAVLVRDVFGLDLASRVGASIHFFIYDVIKIFILLSVLIFSISYVQSFFPPERTKKILGRFDGITANILAALLGTITPFCSCSSIPLFIGFTGSGLPLGVTFSFLISSPLVDLASIILLASIFNWKIAIAYVVVGLILAVVGGTFIGKAHMEDQVESFVFGSPTIELEEAELTRRDRVNYAVDQVKEVVQKVWLYVLLGVGIGAAIHNWIPESVITALLGQDKWYSVLVATFVGVPMYADIFGTLPISEALVAKGVGLGTVLSFMMGVTALSLPSMVMLKQVVKPKLLGLFFGIVAVGIIIIGYVFNFLGPIFM, encoded by the coding sequence ATGGGAATTTTTCAATGGTTAAATGATCAGTTATTAAAAATGCAGTGGCTCAGCGATTTGGTCGCTGTGCTTGTCCGGGATGTCTTCGGATTGGACCTCGCCAGCAGGGTAGGCGCCAGCATCCACTTCTTCATCTACGACGTCATCAAAATCTTCATTCTGTTGTCGGTGCTGATTTTCTCCATTTCATACGTGCAAAGCTTTTTCCCGCCTGAGCGGACGAAGAAAATCTTGGGACGCTTTGATGGGATCACCGCCAATATCCTGGCGGCGTTGCTGGGGACGATTACACCATTCTGTTCCTGTTCTTCGATTCCACTTTTCATCGGCTTCACCGGATCGGGACTGCCGTTGGGCGTGACGTTTTCGTTCCTGATCTCTTCACCGCTTGTTGATTTGGCATCGATTATCCTCTTGGCCAGCATCTTCAACTGGAAAATCGCCATCGCGTATGTCGTTGTGGGATTGATACTTGCGGTTGTCGGCGGAACCTTCATCGGGAAAGCGCACATGGAGGACCAGGTCGAATCCTTTGTGTTCGGTAGCCCGACAATTGAACTTGAGGAAGCAGAGTTGACAAGGAGGGATCGTGTCAATTATGCAGTCGATCAAGTGAAGGAAGTCGTCCAGAAAGTATGGCTGTATGTGCTCCTTGGGGTCGGCATCGGAGCCGCCATCCACAACTGGATTCCGGAGTCCGTTATAACGGCTCTGTTGGGCCAAGATAAATGGTATTCGGTATTGGTGGCAACATTCGTCGGGGTTCCGATGTATGCAGATATTTTCGGGACGCTGCCCATTTCCGAAGCACTTGTCGCAAAAGGGGTCGGATTGGGAACCGTGCTTTCCTTCATGATGGGTGTAACGGCATTGTCCTTGCCGTCGATGGTCATGCTGAAGCAGGTCGTCAAACCAAAATTGTTGGGCCTCTTCTTCGGAATCGTGGCAGTCGGTATCATCATCATCGGCTATGTGTTCAATTTCCTGGGACCAATCTTTATGTAA
- a CDS encoding thioredoxin family protein, producing MEIKILGPGCRNCEKLQANAHEALKKIGMEATIIKVEDPIEIAKYGIMQTPGLVINEKVVSYGRILTPKHIAELLQK from the coding sequence ATGGAAATCAAAATACTGGGACCAGGGTGCCGCAACTGCGAGAAACTGCAGGCCAATGCACATGAAGCACTGAAGAAAATCGGCATGGAAGCAACCATCATCAAAGTGGAAGATCCGATAGAAATCGCAAAATACGGCATCATGCAGACTCCGGGCCTGGTCATCAATGAAAAGGTCGTCTCATATGGGCGGATCTTGACACCCAAACACATTGCAGAACTGCTGCAAAAGTGA
- a CDS encoding metalloregulator ArsR/SmtB family transcription factor: MTIEYKTYAKCLKVLSDETRLEIMDLLSEGEMCACALLDQFSITQPTLSYHMKMMKDCGLVASRKDGIWVKYSVNHEKLDELKDFFQTMAKQSTTV, encoded by the coding sequence ATGACGATTGAATACAAAACATACGCGAAATGTCTGAAAGTGTTGTCGGACGAAACTAGATTGGAAATCATGGATTTATTGTCGGAAGGCGAAATGTGTGCCTGTGCGTTGTTGGATCAGTTTTCGATCACCCAACCGACCTTGTCGTATCACATGAAGATGATGAAGGACTGCGGCTTGGTGGCCAGCAGAAAAGACGGCATTTGGGTCAAATATTCCGTGAATCATGAAAAATTGGATGAATTGAAGGACTTTTTCCAGACAATGGCAAAGCAAAGCACCACTGTATAG
- a CDS encoding 5-methyltetrahydropteroyltriglutamate--homocysteine S-methyltransferase — MTTQTTLSRTKAPFRADHVGSFLRPESIKKARKELAEGTITKEALREIENVEITRIIEKQIELGYKGITDGEFRRSYWHFDFLENLLGFEGYLAAQGKQFHNVVTSAHSVRNIGKIAFNPEHPFFADYAFLAEAVGDKAVAKVSIPSPNQLIRLGFRNEEVYPTLEEYAADLQQAYRDTILHFYSLGNRYIQIDDTFWGDLCSEKALEIFGSQETYDELKRVATENVKNIQIGLPEDLVVTTHICRGNFRSSYSQEGAYEPVAKELFGETGFDGFFLEYDTDRAGGFEPLRYYKGDGQIILGLITSKTPELENIDEVKARIAEAAKFVPLVQLCLSPQCGFASTEEGNNLTEEQQWAKLALVKQIADEIWGD, encoded by the coding sequence ATGACAACCCAAACAACTTTAAGCAGAACGAAAGCGCCCTTCCGCGCAGACCACGTAGGAAGCTTCCTGCGTCCCGAAAGCATCAAAAAAGCCCGCAAAGAGCTGGCTGAAGGCACAATCACGAAAGAAGCCCTGCGCGAAATCGAAAATGTCGAGATCACACGCATCATCGAAAAACAGATTGAGCTTGGCTATAAAGGCATAACGGACGGAGAATTCAGACGCTCTTATTGGCATTTCGATTTTCTTGAGAACCTCCTTGGCTTTGAAGGTTACCTCGCGGCGCAAGGCAAACAATTCCACAACGTTGTGACAAGCGCCCACAGCGTACGCAACATCGGCAAGATCGCCTTTAATCCGGAACACCCATTCTTCGCGGACTATGCTTTCTTGGCTGAAGCAGTCGGCGACAAAGCCGTTGCGAAAGTATCAATTCCGAGCCCGAATCAGTTGATCCGCCTCGGTTTCCGCAACGAAGAAGTTTATCCTACATTGGAGGAGTATGCTGCCGATCTGCAGCAAGCATACCGCGACACGATCCTGCACTTCTACTCGTTGGGTAACCGTTACATCCAGATTGATGACACTTTCTGGGGCGACCTTTGCTCGGAAAAAGCGCTGGAAATTTTCGGTTCTCAGGAAACTTATGATGAATTGAAACGCGTCGCTACTGAAAACGTCAAAAATATCCAGATCGGTCTGCCTGAAGATCTGGTCGTCACGACGCATATCTGCCGCGGTAATTTCCGTTCGTCCTATTCGCAGGAAGGCGCTTATGAGCCTGTTGCGAAAGAACTGTTCGGCGAAACCGGCTTTGACGGCTTCTTCCTGGAATATGACACCGACCGCGCCGGCGGGTTCGAACCTTTGCGCTACTACAAAGGAGACGGCCAAATCATCTTGGGCCTGATCACTTCAAAAACGCCGGAATTGGAAAATATCGACGAAGTCAAAGCGCGGATCGCCGAAGCTGCTAAATTCGTGCCTTTGGTGCAATTATGCCTGAGCCCGCAATGCGGTTTCGCTTCAACCGAAGAAGGAAACAATCTGACGGAAGAACAACAATGGGCTAAATTGGCATTGGTCAAACAAATCGCTGACGAAATCTGGGGCGACTGA
- a CDS encoding serine hydrolase domain-containing protein has product MYPRTQKKIAEMLKDAVFPGATYTFIDKEKMETRLIGSAAILPEREVLREGMLYDVASLTKVIVTTTLLLQLYEEGEINFEDPVRAYLPAFQSGSVTIRHLLTHTSDLKGYIKNRDALSAEDLSAALISLEPGENLGGEVVYTDTGLILAGFIIEKLTGKSVEENFEERIKQPLAMTESSYQPIDPMRCVPTQNHPTRGVIRGSVHDPKALILGGHCGSAGLFAPMNDLIRFSQMLLHFGEWEGQQILRKESVQALLRDWGNVHGQPRSLGWNLFQDGEDFVLWHTGYTGTFMILDPNRKKGFLLLSNRVHLEDRRPEWIAVRDELIAIYLKESR; this is encoded by the coding sequence ATGTATCCAAGAACCCAAAAGAAGATCGCTGAGATGCTGAAAGATGCTGTTTTCCCAGGGGCGACGTATACCTTTATCGATAAGGAAAAAATGGAAACCCGGCTGATTGGATCGGCGGCGATTCTGCCCGAGCGGGAAGTCTTGCGGGAGGGCATGCTCTATGACGTTGCGTCTTTGACGAAGGTGATCGTCACGACAACACTGCTGCTCCAACTGTATGAAGAAGGGGAAATCAACTTTGAAGATCCGGTGCGAGCGTATCTGCCGGCATTCCAGTCTGGCTCGGTGACGATCCGCCATCTGCTGACGCACACGTCAGACCTGAAAGGCTACATCAAAAACCGCGATGCGCTTTCGGCCGAGGACCTTTCTGCCGCCTTGATTTCCCTTGAGCCTGGAGAAAACCTCGGGGGGGAAGTGGTCTATACCGACACCGGTTTGATCCTGGCAGGCTTCATCATCGAGAAGCTGACAGGGAAATCGGTTGAGGAAAACTTTGAGGAACGCATCAAGCAGCCGCTAGCCATGACGGAGAGCAGCTATCAGCCAATTGATCCGATGCGCTGCGTTCCGACGCAAAACCATCCGACCAGAGGGGTGATCCGCGGTAGCGTGCACGATCCGAAAGCCTTGATCCTGGGCGGTCATTGCGGAAGCGCTGGCTTGTTTGCGCCGATGAATGATCTGATCCGGTTCTCCCAGATGCTGCTGCATTTCGGGGAATGGGAAGGCCAGCAGATTTTGCGGAAAGAAAGTGTTCAAGCCTTGCTGCGGGATTGGGGAAATGTCCACGGCCAACCGCGCTCCTTGGGATGGAACCTGTTTCAGGATGGAGAAGACTTTGTGTTGTGGCACACCGGTTACACCGGCACATTCATGATACTGGATCCGAACCGGAAAAAAGGATTTTTGCTGCTTTCGAACCGGGTCCATCTCGAAGACCGCAGGCCGGAATGGATAGCGGTCCGCGATGAGCTGATCGCCATCTATCTGAAGGAATCACGTTAA
- a CDS encoding MFS transporter, whose amino-acid sequence MGYFKERLYQQYVLLFIFYFMAMSALSSLITVYMRDLGKSGSEISFILILSNIIALIIQGLIGYSNEKWGTRKTVTIYVLISAVISSGLFFFTGNWLFGLVYGLANAITLGLAPLFDVLATNSPYRFGQIRLWGTIGYAAGQQISGIIYDFVSPKSIFVLYLACYFASIVFLYLLPKPEQTAASPEHAAEKQEEPSGGNTLKNIFQNKLFITYLLLAFIIFGTNTVNTSYLPLLLTDTGAPVALVSTTLTVALFAEVIAMALSHRFMDHFTNKQLLLAILFLSGTEYLINFLSSDFLVLSIATVLTKFFASGTFIMLNLKMVSTLLNRKLIATGTAVVAMLSRNIGTIFFQMMAGPIIDQIGLNYLYLLLFVFTVIAAVIALLFKVPAQPKERLFS is encoded by the coding sequence ATGGGGTATTTTAAGGAGCGTCTGTATCAACAATACGTGTTATTGTTCATCTTCTATTTTATGGCCATGTCAGCTTTATCATCATTGATCACCGTCTACATGCGTGACCTGGGGAAAAGCGGGTCGGAAATTTCATTCATCCTTATCCTTTCTAACATAATCGCACTCATCATCCAAGGACTTATCGGGTATTCAAACGAAAAATGGGGAACCCGCAAAACGGTCACCATCTATGTGTTGATTTCAGCTGTCATCAGCAGTGGGCTTTTTTTCTTCACAGGCAACTGGCTCTTCGGACTCGTTTATGGTTTGGCGAACGCCATCACCTTGGGGCTCGCGCCTCTGTTCGATGTGCTTGCGACCAACAGCCCTTACAGATTCGGCCAAATTCGCCTTTGGGGAACAATCGGCTATGCGGCTGGACAACAGATTTCAGGGATCATCTACGATTTTGTATCGCCGAAATCGATTTTTGTGCTCTATCTCGCCTGTTATTTTGCAAGCATCGTGTTCCTTTATCTCTTACCTAAACCGGAGCAAACGGCTGCCTCTCCAGAGCATGCAGCCGAGAAGCAGGAGGAACCTTCTGGAGGCAATACACTCAAGAACATCTTCCAGAACAAACTGTTCATCACTTATCTGCTTTTGGCGTTCATCATTTTCGGCACGAACACGGTCAACACCAGTTATCTGCCGTTGCTTTTGACCGATACGGGCGCTCCAGTCGCACTTGTCAGCACGACCCTGACAGTGGCCCTGTTTGCGGAAGTCATCGCGATGGCTTTGTCGCACCGCTTCATGGACCATTTCACGAACAAGCAGCTGCTTCTGGCCATTCTATTCTTGTCGGGGACAGAGTATCTGATCAATTTCCTTTCGAGCGACTTTCTGGTGCTTTCCATTGCGACCGTCCTGACCAAGTTTTTCGCTTCCGGCACCTTTATCATGCTGAACCTCAAGATGGTCTCCACCTTGTTGAACCGGAAACTGATTGCTACGGGAACGGCAGTCGTCGCCATGCTTTCCAGGAACATCGGCACCATCTTCTTCCAGATGATGGCCGGCCCCATCATCGATCAGATCGGGCTGAATTACCTTTATCTGCTCCTTTTCGTCTTTACGGTCATCGCTGCAGTGATCGCCTTGCTGTTCAAAGTACCTGCTCAGCCGAAAGAACGACTCTTTTCTTGA
- a CDS encoding cation-translocating P-type ATPase, which yields MEAYQKSLETIFAETGSTREGLDEQFVETRQAERGFNELATKERDSVLKLFVETFKDAMVLVLLAVAAIQMAMGHAAESLIIFAVLMINAVVSIIQTRKAEGSLDALKSLSAPMAKVKRAGARLTIPARELVVGDIVSLNAGDYVPADGRLVEAGSLKVDEGMLTGESIPADKEVKDINGAVPIGDRSNMVHSGTLTVYGRGEFLVTGIANDTEIGKVANLLENALAKQTPLQRNLEHFSKKLGVGILVLSGLIFGIQFIRMLGEGTTDMGAGMLSAFMFAVAVAVAAIPEALQSIVTIVLSIGTKKMAKQNAIIRKLPAVETLGSTSIIATDKTGTLTQNKMTIVDHYLANGQSGTFNNQPRTWSFDEQRLMQIAVLANDASINMEGQELGDPTEIAMVAFSNKMNQPFGELRAAYPREAELPFDSERKLMSTVHTIDGERLLLTKGGPDVVFGRSTKILINGEVLPLTKELLGEIKEQNEYFSSRALRVLAFAYGPLEEKEALDFNVEHDLILVGLMAMIDPPREAVYAAVEEAKKAGIKTVMITGDHKTTARAIARDIGIADEEDLALTGQELDNLSDRELDGILERVSVYARVSPENKIRIVRAWQNKGHVTAMTGDGVNDAPALKQADIGIAMGSGTDVAKEAAAMVLTDDNFVSIVSAVGVGRNVYDNIKKAIAYLFSGNLGAIIAIVAALLMDWVNPFTALQLLFINLVNDSIPAIALGMEKGEPDVMDRKPRDPNEGIFSGDTLVSVIYRGVLIGAAVILSQYIGRGYSAEMSIAMAFSTLIIARTLQTFPARSNSQTAIGAGFFANKYVLYAVAFCSTLYAATLLPAVRGIFSIPAEFGLVHFGMAAGLALTAVALMEATKLIIKRVRN from the coding sequence TTGGAGGCATACCAGAAAAGCTTGGAGACGATTTTTGCGGAAACTGGCAGCACTAGGGAAGGGCTCGATGAGCAGTTCGTCGAAACCAGACAGGCAGAACGTGGATTCAACGAATTAGCGACGAAGGAACGTGATTCGGTTCTGAAGTTGTTTGTTGAGACGTTCAAGGATGCGATGGTACTAGTGTTGCTGGCTGTCGCCGCAATTCAGATGGCCATGGGGCATGCAGCGGAATCCTTGATTATCTTTGCTGTGCTGATGATCAATGCGGTCGTCAGCATCATCCAGACGCGCAAAGCTGAAGGTTCGCTGGATGCCTTGAAGAGCCTGTCCGCTCCGATGGCTAAGGTAAAAAGGGCTGGCGCTCGGCTGACCATTCCGGCAAGAGAATTGGTTGTCGGCGATATCGTCAGCTTGAATGCCGGCGATTATGTCCCTGCGGATGGCCGCTTGGTTGAAGCTGGTTCGCTGAAGGTGGATGAAGGGATGCTGACCGGGGAGTCCATTCCTGCGGACAAAGAGGTGAAGGATATCAACGGCGCCGTCCCGATAGGGGATCGCTCCAATATGGTGCACAGTGGGACGCTGACGGTGTATGGCCGCGGCGAGTTCCTCGTAACGGGTATTGCCAATGATACGGAAATCGGTAAAGTGGCAAACCTGTTGGAAAATGCGCTGGCAAAGCAAACGCCGCTGCAAAGGAATCTGGAGCATTTCAGCAAAAAATTGGGCGTAGGCATTCTGGTGCTTTCCGGCCTCATTTTCGGTATCCAGTTCATACGCATGTTGGGGGAAGGCACAACTGATATGGGAGCTGGCATGTTGAGCGCATTCATGTTCGCTGTAGCCGTGGCTGTAGCCGCCATCCCGGAAGCCCTGCAGTCGATTGTGACAATCGTCCTTTCGATAGGGACGAAAAAGATGGCCAAGCAAAACGCGATCATCCGCAAGTTGCCTGCAGTGGAAACATTGGGATCGACCAGCATCATCGCCACCGACAAGACCGGAACTTTGACGCAGAATAAGATGACGATCGTTGATCACTATTTGGCGAATGGGCAATCAGGCACCTTCAACAATCAGCCGCGGACGTGGTCATTTGATGAACAGAGATTGATGCAGATCGCTGTCTTGGCCAACGATGCCAGCATCAACATGGAAGGGCAGGAATTGGGGGATCCCACGGAAATTGCCATGGTCGCCTTCAGCAACAAAATGAACCAACCGTTTGGCGAGCTGCGGGCAGCCTATCCCCGCGAAGCTGAACTGCCATTCGATTCGGAACGGAAGCTGATGTCAACGGTTCATACGATCGACGGCGAACGCTTGCTCCTGACTAAGGGCGGGCCCGATGTCGTGTTTGGGCGCAGCACCAAAATATTGATCAACGGTGAGGTGTTGCCGTTGACGAAGGAGCTGCTGGGGGAAATCAAGGAACAGAACGAATATTTCTCAAGCCGCGCCCTGCGCGTGTTGGCTTTCGCCTACGGGCCGCTGGAGGAAAAAGAGGCGCTCGATTTCAACGTGGAGCACGATCTGATCCTGGTCGGACTTATGGCGATGATCGATCCGCCACGCGAAGCGGTATACGCCGCGGTTGAGGAAGCAAAGAAGGCCGGCATCAAGACCGTGATGATCACCGGCGACCACAAAACAACGGCGCGCGCAATTGCCCGCGACATCGGCATTGCGGATGAGGAGGACCTCGCTTTGACTGGCCAGGAACTAGACAACCTCAGCGATCGGGAATTGGATGGCATCCTGGAGCGGGTATCCGTCTATGCCCGGGTATCCCCCGAGAACAAGATCCGGATTGTCCGCGCATGGCAGAACAAAGGCCATGTCACCGCAATGACGGGTGATGGGGTGAATGATGCGCCGGCTTTGAAGCAGGCGGATATCGGCATCGCCATGGGTAGCGGAACTGATGTAGCGAAAGAGGCGGCAGCGATGGTGTTGACCGACGACAATTTCGTTTCCATCGTCAGCGCGGTCGGAGTAGGACGGAACGTCTATGACAATATCAAGAAAGCCATCGCTTATCTCTTCTCGGGTAATCTGGGGGCAATCATTGCAATCGTCGCAGCGCTCCTGATGGACTGGGTGAATCCGTTCACAGCCCTGCAACTGCTGTTCATCAACTTGGTCAATGATTCCATTCCGGCAATTGCTTTGGGGATGGAGAAGGGCGAGCCTGACGTGATGGACCGCAAACCAAGGGATCCAAACGAGGGCATTTTCTCCGGAGATACGCTCGTTTCTGTCATCTACCGAGGGGTGCTGATCGGGGCAGCCGTAATCCTTTCTCAATACATCGGACGGGGCTACTCGGCTGAGATGAGCATAGCCATGGCTTTCTCTACCTTGATCATCGCGCGCACTTTGCAGACATTCCCGGCCCGTTCGAATTCCCAGACGGCCATCGGAGCAGGCTTCTTTGCGAACAAATATGTCCTCTATGCCGTAGCGTTCTGCAGCACACTCTACGCAGCGACTTTGTTGCCGGCGGTGCGCGGCATCTTCTCGATACCGGCTGAATTCGGTTTGGTGCATTTCGGGATGGCGGCAGGACTTGCCTTGACCGCTGTCGCGTTGATGGAAGCGACGAAGCTGATCATCAAACGAGTCAGGAACTGA
- a CDS encoding U32 family peptidase → MRTITKKPEVLAPGGTLEKLKTAIHYGADAVYIGGEAYGLRSRAGNFDYEEMAEAVAFAHSHGSKIYVAANMVTHEGNEEGAGEFFRTIRDIGIDAVLISDPALMEIAVTDAPGLPIHLSTQASATNYQTLNFWASEGLERVVLAREVSMAEIQEMNEKTDVEIEAFVHGAMCISYSGRCVLSNHMSNRDANRGGCAQSCRWKYGLFDMPLLGQQNPVGAGEEGIEEKFSMSAVDLSMLEHLPDLIESGVDSLKIEGRMKSIHYVSTVVNVYRKAVDAYCADPDHYELKQEWVDELWKVAQRELATGFFYKDPTEDEQLFGQRRKIPRYGFVGQVMAYDPETQMATIQQRNNFGVGDEIEFYGPGLRHNILTVEAIWNEHDEAIDRAPNAMMTVKMKVPFVVERFDMIRKKK, encoded by the coding sequence ATGCGAACAATAACAAAGAAGCCCGAGGTCTTGGCCCCGGGCGGAACATTGGAAAAATTGAAGACAGCCATCCACTACGGAGCTGATGCCGTCTATATCGGCGGAGAAGCGTACGGCTTGCGCAGCCGCGCAGGCAACTTCGACTATGAGGAAATGGCGGAAGCAGTCGCTTTTGCGCATAGCCACGGTTCGAAGATCTATGTCGCCGCGAATATGGTCACCCATGAAGGCAACGAGGAAGGCGCAGGTGAATTCTTCCGCACTATCCGTGATATCGGTATCGATGCGGTCCTGATTTCGGATCCCGCGTTGATGGAAATTGCCGTGACCGATGCACCCGGCTTGCCGATCCATTTGTCGACCCAGGCTTCCGCGACAAACTACCAGACGCTCAATTTTTGGGCGAGCGAAGGGTTGGAACGCGTTGTTTTGGCCCGTGAAGTATCAATGGCAGAAATCCAGGAAATGAATGAGAAGACCGATGTCGAAATTGAAGCCTTCGTCCACGGGGCGATGTGCATCTCCTATTCGGGCCGTTGTGTCCTGTCCAACCACATGTCGAACCGTGATGCCAACCGCGGAGGCTGCGCGCAGTCTTGCCGTTGGAAATATGGCTTGTTCGATATGCCGTTGTTGGGACAACAGAACCCTGTAGGTGCCGGCGAAGAAGGCATCGAAGAGAAATTCTCCATGAGTGCAGTCGACTTGTCGATGCTGGAGCACCTGCCCGACCTGATCGAGAGCGGCGTCGACAGCCTGAAAATCGAAGGGCGCATGAAATCGATCCACTACGTGTCGACTGTAGTCAATGTCTATCGCAAAGCCGTGGATGCTTATTGCGCCGATCCCGATCATTATGAACTGAAGCAGGAATGGGTGGATGAGTTGTGGAAAGTCGCGCAGCGCGAATTGGCTACCGGTTTCTTCTACAAGGATCCGACCGAGGATGAACAACTCTTCGGCCAACGCCGCAAAATTCCGCGCTATGGTTTCGTCGGCCAAGTGATGGCCTACGATCCGGAAACGCAGATGGCTACGATCCAGCAACGGAACAATTTCGGTGTCGGAGACGAAATCGAATTCTACGGGCCGGGATTGCGCCACAACATACTGACTGTGGAAGCTATCTGGAACGAACACGATGAAGCGATCGACCGTGCGCCTAACGCCATGATGACCGTGAAGATGAAAGTTCCTTTCGTCGTTGAACGTTTCGATATGATCCGCAAAAAGAAATAA